In Firmicutes bacterium ASF500, a single genomic region encodes these proteins:
- the fhs gene encoding Formate--tetrahydrofolate ligase, translating into MTDIEIAQQSTMLPIEEIAAKIGIGSENLEHYGHYKAKVDIHALKDLPRKSKLVLVTAISPTPAGEGKTTTSVGLADALNKIGKKTIVCLREPSLGPVFGVKGGAAGGGYAQVVPMEDINLHFTGDFNAIGIANNLLAALIDNHIQQGNALDIDTRQITWKRVVDMNDRQLRHITCGLGGKASGVPREDGFDIVVASEIMAVLCLSTGLMDMKARLAKMVVGYSRSGKPVTAHDLKAEGAMAAVLKDAIKPNLVQTLEHTPAFIHGGPFANIAHGCNSIQATETAMKLADYTVTEAGFAADLGAEKFLDIKCRAGGFHPDAVVIVATVRALKYHGGVPKAELNNENLEALEKGLPNLLQHVDNVKNVYGLPCVVAINAFPTDTKAELDLVEAKCKEMGVNVRLSEVWAKGGEGGKALAEEVVKLAEDKSQDHFQFVYDAEDTIENKLNAIATKVYRADGVTIAPAAKKQIQQLTELGFDKMPICMAKTQFSFSDDQNKIGAPRGFKVTIREVKVNAGAGFLVAKTGDIMTMPGLPKVPASERIDIDENGVISGLF; encoded by the coding sequence ATGACTGACATTGAAATCGCCCAGCAGTCCACTATGCTTCCCATCGAAGAAATCGCCGCCAAGATCGGCATCGGTTCCGAAAACCTGGAGCACTATGGCCACTATAAAGCTAAGGTGGACATCCATGCTTTGAAGGACCTGCCCCGGAAGTCCAAGCTGGTCCTGGTGACCGCCATCAGCCCCACCCCCGCCGGCGAGGGCAAGACCACCACCTCCGTGGGTCTGGCCGACGCGCTGAACAAGATCGGCAAGAAGACCATCGTCTGCCTGCGCGAGCCCTCCCTGGGCCCCGTGTTCGGCGTGAAGGGCGGCGCGGCCGGCGGCGGCTACGCCCAGGTCGTCCCCATGGAGGACATCAACCTCCACTTTACCGGCGACTTCAACGCCATCGGCATCGCCAACAACCTGCTGGCCGCCCTCATTGACAACCACATCCAGCAGGGCAACGCCCTGGACATCGACACCCGCCAGATCACCTGGAAGCGGGTGGTGGACATGAACGACCGCCAGCTGCGCCACATCACCTGCGGCCTGGGCGGCAAGGCCTCCGGCGTGCCCCGTGAGGACGGCTTCGACATCGTGGTGGCCTCCGAGATCATGGCCGTGCTGTGCCTGTCCACCGGCCTGATGGACATGAAGGCCCGCCTTGCCAAGATGGTCGTGGGCTACAGCCGCTCCGGCAAGCCCGTCACCGCCCACGATCTGAAGGCCGAGGGCGCCATGGCCGCCGTTCTGAAGGATGCCATCAAGCCCAACCTGGTCCAGACCCTGGAGCACACCCCCGCCTTCATCCACGGCGGTCCTTTCGCCAACATCGCCCACGGCTGCAACTCCATCCAGGCCACCGAGACCGCTATGAAGCTGGCCGACTACACCGTCACCGAGGCCGGCTTCGCCGCCGACCTGGGCGCTGAGAAGTTCCTGGACATCAAGTGCCGCGCCGGCGGCTTCCACCCCGACGCCGTGGTCATCGTAGCCACCGTTCGGGCCCTGAAGTACCACGGCGGCGTGCCCAAGGCCGAGCTGAACAACGAGAACCTGGAGGCCCTGGAGAAGGGTCTGCCCAACCTGCTTCAGCACGTGGACAACGTGAAGAATGTCTATGGCCTGCCCTGCGTGGTTGCCATCAACGCCTTCCCCACCGACACCAAGGCCGAGCTGGACCTGGTGGAGGCCAAGTGCAAGGAGATGGGCGTCAACGTCCGCCTGTCCGAGGTCTGGGCCAAGGGCGGCGAGGGCGGCAAGGCCCTGGCCGAGGAGGTCGTCAAGCTGGCCGAGGACAAGAGCCAGGATCACTTCCAGTTCGTCTACGACGCCGAGGACACCATCGAGAACAAGCTCAACGCCATCGCCACCAAGGTCTACCGGGCCGACGGCGTGACCATCGCGCCCGCCGCCAAGAAGCAGATCCAGCAGCTCACCGAGCTGGGCTTCGACAAGATGCCCATCTGCATGGCTAAGACTCAGTTCTCCTTCTCCGACGATCAGAACAAGATCGGCGCGCCCCGGGGCTTCAAGGTCACCATCCGCGAGGTCAAGGTCAACGCCGGCGCCGGCTTCCTGGTCGCCAAGACCGGCGATATTATGACCATGCCCGGCCTGCCCAAGGTGCCTGCCTCCGAGCGCATCGACATCGACGAGAACGGCGTCATCTCCGGCCTGTTCTAA
- the groL gene encoding 60 kDa chaperonin — protein MAKIICYGEEARKALEKGVNQLADTVKITLGPKGRNVVLDKKFGAPLITNDGVTIAKEIELEDPFENMGAQLVKEVSTKTNDVAGDGTTTATLLAQAIVGEGLKNLAAGANPMVMKKGIAKAAAAAIEAMKANSQKVNGSDDIARVGTVSSGDETIGKLIAEAMEKVGHDGVITIEESKTAETSSEVVEGMEFDRGYITPYMVTDTEKMVAELDDALILITDKKISNIQELLPILEQVVQSGKKLLIIAEDVEGDALSTLIVNRLRGTLNVVCVKAPGFGDRRKEMLQDIAILTGGEVISADVGLELKEAQMNMLGSARQVKITKENTTIVNGAGSTEEIKARIGQIKSQIETTTSDYDKEKLQERLAKLAGGVAVIKVGAATEVEMKEKKLRIEDALNATRAAVEEGIVAGGGTAYLNAIPAVEALLSETEGDEKTGVQIIARALTAPVKQIAANAGIDGAVVLAKIQESGKVGYGFDAYKEEYCDMIPAGIVDPTKVTRSALENAASIASVLLTTESLVADKPQPPAPAAAPAPDMGMY, from the coding sequence ATGGCTAAAATCATCTGCTACGGCGAGGAGGCCCGGAAGGCGCTGGAGAAGGGCGTCAACCAGCTGGCCGACACCGTGAAGATCACCCTGGGCCCCAAGGGCCGGAACGTGGTGCTGGACAAGAAGTTCGGCGCTCCCCTCATCACCAACGACGGCGTCACCATCGCCAAGGAGATCGAGCTGGAGGACCCCTTTGAGAACATGGGCGCTCAGCTGGTGAAGGAGGTCTCCACCAAGACCAACGACGTGGCCGGCGACGGCACCACCACCGCCACCCTGCTGGCTCAGGCCATCGTGGGCGAGGGCCTGAAGAACCTGGCCGCCGGGGCCAACCCCATGGTCATGAAGAAGGGCATCGCCAAGGCCGCCGCCGCCGCCATCGAGGCCATGAAGGCCAACAGCCAGAAGGTCAACGGCTCCGACGACATCGCCCGGGTAGGCACTGTCTCCTCCGGCGACGAGACCATCGGCAAGCTGATCGCCGAGGCCATGGAGAAGGTGGGCCACGACGGCGTCATCACCATTGAAGAGTCCAAGACCGCCGAGACCTCTTCCGAGGTGGTTGAGGGCATGGAGTTCGACCGGGGCTACATCACCCCCTATATGGTCACCGACACCGAAAAGATGGTGGCCGAGCTGGACGACGCCCTCATCCTCATTACCGACAAGAAGATCTCCAACATTCAGGAGCTGCTGCCCATTCTGGAGCAGGTGGTCCAGTCCGGCAAGAAGCTGCTGATTATTGCCGAGGACGTGGAGGGCGACGCCCTGTCCACCCTGATTGTCAACCGTCTCCGGGGCACCCTGAATGTGGTGTGCGTCAAGGCTCCCGGCTTCGGTGACCGCCGCAAGGAGATGCTTCAGGATATCGCCATCCTCACCGGCGGCGAGGTCATCTCCGCCGACGTGGGCCTGGAGCTGAAGGAGGCTCAGATGAACATGCTGGGCTCCGCCCGCCAGGTGAAGATCACCAAGGAGAACACCACCATCGTCAACGGCGCGGGCTCCACCGAGGAGATCAAGGCCCGCATCGGCCAGATCAAGAGCCAGATTGAGACCACCACCTCCGACTACGACAAGGAGAAGCTTCAGGAGCGGCTGGCCAAGCTGGCCGGCGGCGTGGCCGTCATCAAAGTCGGCGCCGCCACCGAGGTGGAGATGAAGGAGAAGAAGCTGCGCATCGAGGACGCCCTCAACGCCACCCGCGCCGCTGTGGAGGAGGGCATTGTGGCCGGCGGCGGCACCGCCTACCTCAACGCCATCCCCGCCGTGGAGGCCCTGCTGTCCGAGACTGAGGGCGACGAGAAGACCGGCGTGCAGATCATCGCCCGGGCCCTCACCGCTCCCGTGAAGCAGATCGCCGCCAACGCCGGTATCGACGGCGCTGTGGTTCTGGCCAAGATCCAGGAGTCCGGCAAGGTTGGCTACGGCTTCGACGCCTACAAGGAGGAGTACTGCGACATGATTCCCGCCGGGATTGTGGACCCCACCAAGGTCACCCGTTCCGCCCTGGAGAACGCCGCCTCCATCGCCTCCGTCCTGCTGACCACCGAGTCCCTGGTGGCCGACAAGCCCCAGCCCCCCGCTCCCGCCGCCGCCCCCGCTCCCGACATGGGCATGTATTAA
- the gfm1 gene encoding Elongation factor G, mitochondrial, with product MGGICVGLLAHVDAGKTTLSEGLLYLSGAVRKLGRVDHRDAFLDTDAQERERGITIFAKQAELTWGETSFTLLDTPGHVDFSAEMERTLGVLDCAVLVVSGTDGIQGHTRTLWRLLESRHVPTFLFINKMDLAGADKTALLAQLQSKLDGGCLDFSAGLAPIQEDLASLDEGLMDQYLEGGEVARADAANLIARRLVFPCFFGSALKLEGVEALLDGLSQYTLSPSYPPDFGAKVFKIARDGTDRLTYVKVTGGTLKVRTLLREEKVNQIRIYSGAKYQTIDAAPAGTVCALTGLTKTRPGDVFGAEPPAREPELEPVLNYQVILPPACDVHTMLRNLRQLEEEDPQLRVVWNEALGEIHLQLMGEVQLEVLTRLIRERFGAEVSFGAGSIVYRETITNRVEGVGHFEPLRHYAEVHLLLEPGERGSGLRIASACPTDQLDLNWQRLIFTHLMEKRHRGVLTGSPITDVKITLVAGRAHVKHTEGGDFRQATYRAVRQGLMQADSILLEPHYSFTLELPPDCVGRAMTDIQSMGGTVEGPEQDGELSVLTGHAPVAGLRDYWREVTAYTRGRGRLSCALRGYEPCAAQEEVVSRFAYDPERDIDNPPDSVFCSHGAGVTVKWDQVRDHMHVDSGLRLNREASPPEPPAPAAGERSRRGGSLEQDKELLAVFERTYGRVERETAFQPQKKPARTSLDEGKYSIKNQKSGPEYLLVDGYNIIFAWEELTALARVDVSAARAALEDILSDYQGFRKCVVILVFDAYKVKGNPGSVEKRGGIYVVYTKEAETADAYIEKATYDLGKNHRVRVATSDGLEQLIILGHGALRLSARSFKAEVEQARGEISALVDKLNRRNSELGKVKHTARIIERN from the coding sequence ATGGGCGGAATATGCGTGGGCCTGCTGGCCCATGTGGACGCGGGGAAAACCACGCTGTCCGAGGGGCTTTTATATCTCAGCGGCGCGGTGCGGAAGCTGGGGCGGGTGGACCACCGGGACGCCTTCCTGGACACCGACGCCCAGGAGCGGGAGCGGGGCATCACCATCTTCGCCAAGCAGGCGGAGCTCACCTGGGGGGAGACCTCTTTTACCCTCCTGGACACCCCGGGGCACGTGGACTTCTCCGCTGAGATGGAGCGCACCCTGGGGGTGCTGGACTGCGCCGTGCTGGTGGTCAGCGGCACCGACGGCATCCAGGGTCACACCCGAACCCTGTGGAGGCTGCTGGAGAGCCGCCACGTCCCCACCTTCCTGTTCATCAACAAGATGGACCTGGCGGGGGCGGACAAAACCGCCCTGCTGGCCCAGCTCCAGAGCAAGCTGGACGGCGGCTGTCTGGATTTCTCCGCCGGGCTGGCCCCCATTCAGGAGGACCTGGCCTCCCTGGACGAGGGGCTGATGGACCAGTACCTGGAGGGCGGCGAGGTCGCCCGGGCGGACGCCGCCAACCTCATCGCCCGGCGGCTGGTGTTCCCCTGCTTCTTCGGCTCGGCACTGAAGCTGGAGGGGGTGGAGGCGCTGCTGGACGGGCTGTCCCAGTACACCCTGTCCCCCTCCTATCCCCCGGACTTCGGGGCCAAGGTCTTCAAAATCGCCCGGGACGGCACCGACCGGCTCACCTATGTGAAGGTCACCGGCGGGACCCTCAAGGTCCGCACCCTCCTGCGGGAGGAGAAGGTCAATCAGATCAGGATATACTCCGGGGCAAAGTACCAAACCATCGACGCGGCCCCGGCGGGGACGGTGTGCGCCCTCACCGGCCTGACAAAAACCCGGCCCGGCGACGTATTCGGGGCGGAGCCCCCCGCCCGGGAGCCCGAGCTGGAGCCGGTGCTGAACTATCAGGTCATCCTCCCCCCCGCCTGCGATGTTCACACCATGCTCCGCAATCTCCGCCAGCTGGAGGAGGAGGACCCCCAGCTCCGTGTGGTGTGGAACGAGGCCCTGGGGGAGATCCACCTCCAGCTCATGGGAGAGGTCCAGCTGGAGGTCCTCACCCGCCTCATCCGGGAGCGGTTCGGGGCGGAGGTTTCCTTCGGGGCGGGGAGCATCGTCTACCGGGAGACCATCACCAACAGGGTGGAGGGGGTGGGCCACTTCGAGCCCCTGCGGCACTACGCCGAGGTACACCTCCTGCTGGAGCCGGGGGAGCGGGGGAGCGGACTGCGTATCGCCTCCGCCTGCCCCACTGACCAGCTGGACCTGAACTGGCAGCGGCTGATTTTCACCCACCTGATGGAGAAGCGCCACCGGGGGGTGCTCACCGGGTCGCCCATCACCGACGTGAAGATCACCCTGGTGGCGGGCCGGGCCCACGTGAAGCACACCGAGGGGGGCGACTTCCGTCAGGCCACCTACCGTGCGGTGCGCCAAGGGCTGATGCAGGCGGACAGCATCCTCCTGGAGCCCCACTACAGCTTTACCCTGGAGCTCCCCCCTGACTGCGTGGGCCGGGCCATGACCGACATCCAGTCCATGGGCGGGACGGTGGAGGGGCCGGAGCAGGACGGGGAGCTGTCTGTCCTCACCGGCCACGCCCCGGTGGCCGGCCTGCGGGACTACTGGCGGGAGGTCACCGCCTACACCCGGGGCCGTGGGCGGCTGTCCTGCGCCCTGCGGGGCTATGAGCCCTGCGCCGCTCAGGAGGAGGTTGTGTCCCGCTTTGCCTACGACCCGGAGCGGGACATCGACAACCCGCCCGACTCGGTGTTCTGCTCCCACGGGGCGGGGGTGACTGTCAAGTGGGACCAGGTCCGGGACCACATGCACGTGGACAGCGGGCTGCGCCTGAACCGGGAGGCCTCCCCGCCGGAACCACCCGCCCCCGCGGCCGGTGAGCGCTCCCGCCGCGGGGGGAGTCTGGAGCAGGACAAGGAACTGCTTGCCGTCTTTGAGCGCACCTATGGGAGGGTGGAGCGGGAGACCGCCTTCCAGCCCCAGAAAAAGCCCGCCCGCACCAGCCTGGACGAGGGAAAATACAGCATCAAAAACCAAAAGTCCGGGCCGGAATACCTGCTGGTGGACGGCTATAACATCATTTTCGCCTGGGAGGAGCTCACCGCCCTGGCCCGGGTGGACGTATCCGCCGCCCGGGCGGCCCTGGAGGACATTTTGTCCGACTACCAGGGCTTTCGCAAGTGCGTGGTGATCCTGGTGTTCGACGCCTACAAGGTGAAGGGGAACCCCGGCTCGGTGGAGAAGCGGGGCGGCATCTATGTGGTATACACCAAGGAGGCCGAGACCGCCGACGCATATATCGAAAAGGCCACCTACGACCTGGGGAAAAACCACCGGGTCCGGGTAGCCACCTCCGACGGCCTGGAGCAGCTTATTATCCTGGGCCACGGCGCTCTGCGCCTGTCCGCCCGCTCCTTCAAGGCCGAGGTGGAGCAGGCCAGAGGCGAAATTTCCGCCCTGGTGGACAAGCTCAACCGCCGCAATTCCGAGCTGGGCAAGGTGAAGCACACCGCGAGAATCATAGAACGGAATTAG